In a genomic window of Triticum urartu cultivar G1812 unplaced genomic scaffold, Tu2.1 TuUngrouped_contig_9489, whole genome shotgun sequence:
- the LOC125532249 gene encoding loricrin-like, which translates to MVRAMGIAAAKGFTAGSMHFTPSGVVCLAFAFVAAVAIVAVAVFGCAGHKSSGGKKPRRGHGGSYWAAGAGAGAGVYVGDSGVSTGGGGCGGGGGGGGGCGGGGGGGGC; encoded by the coding sequence ATGGTCAGGGCGATGGGTATTGCCGCGGCAAAAGGCTTCACCGCCGGTTCCATGCACTTCACGCCCAGCGGCGTCGTGTGTCTAGCTTTCGCCTTCGTGGCTGCGGTTGCGATCGTGGCCGTCGCCGTGTTCGGCTGCGCCGGCCACAAGAGCTCCGGCGGGAAGAAGCCTCGACGTGGTCATGGCGGCTCCTACTGGGCAGCTGGAGCGGGCGCAGGCGCAGGCGTCTATGTTGGAGACAGCGGTGTTAGCACAGGCGGTGGTGGCTGTGGCGGCGgagggggaggaggtggtggctgtggaggtggaggaggcggtggaggttGCTGA